The following coding sequences are from one Pseudomonas oryzae window:
- a CDS encoding secretin N-terminal domain-containing protein, with protein MISRRWPLLLALLLGCTAQAAPRTEILPLHYRTADELLPTVQTVLGGEGRVSAYGNQLIVNAEPEKIAELQALLPQLDTRPRRLLISVDSQQQRDSRQRGYRVDGGIDAGNVEIVGGRDERHGQDQLRIIRRSSQGSDGSLQQVQATEGYPAQIMVGQSVPVRTLVRDAYGYPREVIEYRDASRGFQVVASVQGEEVQLSIYSQQDRLASPRGAIATQRTDTRVSGRLGEWIDLGGISESGRDSRSTLLSRQAGASSQTQALRLKVELLE; from the coding sequence CTGGCCTCTGCTCCTCGCCCTGCTCTTGGGTTGCACCGCCCAGGCAGCGCCGCGCACCGAGATCCTGCCGTTGCACTACCGCACCGCGGACGAGCTGCTGCCGACGGTGCAGACCGTGCTCGGCGGAGAAGGCCGGGTGAGCGCCTACGGCAACCAGCTGATCGTCAATGCCGAACCGGAGAAGATCGCCGAACTGCAGGCACTGCTGCCGCAGCTCGACACCCGCCCGCGGCGCCTGCTGATCAGCGTCGACAGCCAGCAACAGCGTGATTCCCGCCAGCGCGGCTACCGGGTCGATGGCGGCATCGATGCCGGCAACGTGGAAATCGTCGGCGGACGCGACGAGCGTCATGGCCAGGACCAGTTGCGCATCATCCGGCGCAGCAGCCAGGGCAGCGACGGCTCCCTGCAACAGGTGCAGGCCACCGAAGGCTATCCCGCGCAGATCATGGTCGGGCAGAGCGTGCCGGTACGCACGCTGGTTCGCGATGCCTACGGCTATCCGCGCGAGGTCATCGAGTACCGCGACGCCAGCCGCGGTTTCCAGGTGGTCGCCAGCGTGCAGGGCGAGGAGGTCCAGCTGAGCATCTACAGCCAGCAGGATCGCCTGGCCAGCCCCCGTGGCGCCATCGCCACCCAGCGCACCGACACCCGGGTCAGCGGCCGACTCGGCGAATGGATCGACCTCGGCGGCATCAGCGAAAGCGGCCGGGACAGCCGCTCCACCCTCCTCTCGCGCCAGGCCGGCGCCAGCAGTCAGACCCAGGCTCTACGCCTCAAGGTCGAGCTTCTCGAGTGA